The Tolypothrix sp. PCC 7712 region ACAACATATAGTAAATGACTAATCAAGATAAATACACTAAATAAAAAACTGTACAAACTTGTGATTAAAGATATGGTATATATAATCCAACTCAATCTAGTATTAAGACGAATTGCTCTTAATAAACTAGCACTTGCAAACAGAATTGTGGCAATCCATAAACTATACTCTCTCGCTTCTTGAGCATATAAAACATGAAAAGGAGAAATAGCAATGAGCGATGTTGCTATTTTAGCAGTCGCATGTGAATTAAAAATTTCTATACATAACCAATACATTAAAGGAAGTGTCAATAAGCTAAATAATACAGATAAACTTCTGAATACAGCAGTAGAACTGCCAAATAATTTTATCCATATATGCAAGATTAAAAAATATAGGGGAGGATGCTGTGAATCTTCTTTGGCAAGAGATGTAATCACATCAGTAAATCCTTTTGCCGCACTGGGTTTTAAATAATCCTTCACAGTATCAGAGCTAATCGCTTGCCCATTATAGAGCTGCTGAATTAATTCTGTTTCTGTATAACCAGCACTTCTAAATGATGTATATGTCTCATCAAACCAGTAAATTTTTTTGTCCAGATTATAAAATCTAAAAAATATCCCTAAAACTAATATAAAAACAAAAAATATCTGCACAAATGGCAAGTTTTTCTTTTTAATCATAACTAGTACAAACGGCTGGTATTACTCGATAAAGCGAATCAAAGAATATAACAATTTTTCTGCTTTGGGTGACTGCTAATCAAATAGGTTAGTCAATATGTTGATTACAAAGTTATTGCATCAATTCATCAGCTATTACGCCTTTAAATCATAGAATGGTTGCTAAAATTTATTGGCTGTTAACATTTAAAAATCAACAGCAACCCAACATAAATCTAATATTTCCCAGTGCATTGAAAAATGTTATAAAAACTGAAGCATCACAAATTTACTGGGTATTCTTTTTAAATAGCCTTAATAGCTAAACTTAATTGTTTATTCTTCCTAATAAAAAACAAACTAACTGTAGGTATAAAGAAAATTAGTATCGCTCTGGGCTTGAATTTGATAAATGGATGATTCTGTTAGTTGTGATGCTTCATTGTCTAATGAAAGTAGGTAAGTTAATCAGCATTTAAGATGCATCTATCCAAAGCTGAACCGCTTACTACAAGCGACTCATCCCGGAAAAATGAATGACGATTAGCTGATCTACCTGAGAGCGATCGCATAGCTTTTTAAGCTACTGAAATTATAAGTGTATAAAAATCATTAGGCAAGTCTCAGCTTAGTAGGATGCCTTAGTGCTGAGAGTATGGCACCCTTACCAAAACTTTTCCTGTGTTACAGCTTACGGCTAACGCAAAGCCCCTCAATAACAGCCTTCTAATATAAATCTGTGGAGAATTTGTAAAATATTACATCAAGCTTTGTTGACTATTGACAGTCAACAGTTAACAGCCACAACGTAGATTTTCACAACTGAAATAGGATTGCTATATCCTCTCTAGTAATACTTCTTGTCTACATGAAAAAGCTTATTTTCAATAAATTAATGCCATAGCTTTGCTATAAATTGTGATTTGAAAAACTAAATACAGTGTTTTATGACAAATTAACTAGAGGATTTTTGTCTCACACAGAGGCGCAAAGTCGCAAAGAAGAACGTGAGACTGGAATCTAAAAGTTGCTTGCTATGTTGACAAAATTTACTAAGGTAATCCCAGGTTTTCAAATAACTTAATTTCTAGAGAAAAGATATGTGTATAATAATGACTCATTGTTTGTTTTCCTAAGTGGAGAAACTAATGGGTCGCGCCAAAAAGGTTGTCCTGGCTTATTCTGGGGGAGTTGATACTTCAGTGTGCATTCCTTACCTCAAAGAAGAGTGGGGTGTGGAAGAGGTAATTACGTTAGCAGCAGATTTAGGTCAAGGAGATGAATTAGAACCAGTTCGAGAAAAAGCTTTAAAATCGGGTGCAAGTGAATCTCTAGTAGCGGATGTTAAAGACAGTTTCGTGAAAGATTACGCGTTTGCAGCGATTCAAGCTAACGCCCTCTATGAAAATCGTTATCCTCTAGGAACTGCGCTTGCCCGTCCACTCATTGCCAAAATATTAGTAGAAACAGCTGAAAAATATGGTGCAGATGCGATCGCTCACGGTTGCACTGGTAAAGGTAACGATCAGGTACGCTTTGATGTTTCCTGTGCGGCGCTGAATCCTAATCTCAAAATCCTTGCACCCGCACGGGAATGGGGGATGAGTCGGGAGCAAACCATCGCCTATGGTGAACGCTATGGTATTCCCGCACCTGTAAAAAAATCTTCTCCATACAGTATTGATAAAAATTTGCTCGGGCGCAGCATTGAAGCTGGGGTGCTGGAAGATCCAGCATTTGAACCACCAGAAGAAATTTATGAGATGACTAAAGCGATCGCAAATACTCCCGATCAGCCTGAATATATTGAAATTGGTTTCCAACATGGGATTCCTACAACTCTCAACGGAATTGCAAAAAACCCAGTTGCGTTGATTGAACAACTCAATCAACTAGCAGGAAATCACGGTATTGGGCGGATTGATATGATCGAAAACCGCTTGGTGGGTATTAAATCTCGAGAAATCTATGAATCCCCGGCAATGGTTGTGTTAATTCAGGCACACCGAGATTTAGAAAGCTTAACTTTAACAGCAGATGTCAGCCACTACAAGCGTGGTATTGAAGAGACTTATACGCAATTAGTCTACAACGGTCTGTGGTACAGTCCCTTAAAAGCAGCCCTAGATGGGTTTATTCAAAAGACACAAGAACGAGTTTCTGGTACTGTACGGGTGAAACTGTTCAAAGGTAATGCTACCTTAGTCGGGCGCTGGAGTGACA contains the following coding sequences:
- a CDS encoding argininosuccinate synthase, yielding MGRAKKVVLAYSGGVDTSVCIPYLKEEWGVEEVITLAADLGQGDELEPVREKALKSGASESLVADVKDSFVKDYAFAAIQANALYENRYPLGTALARPLIAKILVETAEKYGADAIAHGCTGKGNDQVRFDVSCAALNPNLKILAPAREWGMSREQTIAYGERYGIPAPVKKSSPYSIDKNLLGRSIEAGVLEDPAFEPPEEIYEMTKAIANTPDQPEYIEIGFQHGIPTTLNGIAKNPVALIEQLNQLAGNHGIGRIDMIENRLVGIKSREIYESPAMVVLIQAHRDLESLTLTADVSHYKRGIEETYTQLVYNGLWYSPLKAALDGFIQKTQERVSGTVRVKLFKGNATLVGRWSDNSLYTPDLATYGADDQFDHKAAEGFIYVWGLPTRIWAQQNK